Within the Sarcophilus harrisii chromosome 2, mSarHar1.11, whole genome shotgun sequence genome, the region cAATAACTATCATAGTGAGCCAAGTTTTAACTATTTCACTCTCTCCCCTTGAgtaggaaaacaacaaaaactagttCATGTTGTTATTCTTAACAGTTTAAAGCTTTTGGGGGTAATGAAGTTAAAAACAAGGGTTAAAATGAAGTGTGAGTATAAATCATTTCCCTCCAAGCAGATAATCCAGACTTAGGAACCTTTAAAGGAATGTCTGGAGATAGGTTTGTAGTAGAATGTTGCCCCAAGTTAGAAAACATAACCCTGTTACAGGGGCTGTCTTTTCAGGGAGATATCGGGTTCAAGTCCTACCACATTGGCTGTGAGTCTGTGGGTCAGTCGTTTCACTTTAGAGGCCGGGCAATTAAGATTTTATTTAGATCATTGTCAGTGCATTACTGTAGAATGAAGTGGAGGAAGTTTCTGTAGAAGGCAGTTCCTCATactagtgaaatcacaagtccagaaTTATAACAAAAATCTATCACAAAGTTCTAAAATATTAAGAACACGAGACAGAAAAATCCCTAGATTAAAGTAAGTAAGTTATCTGTGGATGAGAGTTTGGTGTGGATTTTGGAATGGAAAAATTCAATTGTATAGGGGTGAGGGGTCGGGAAGTAGCATTTAGTCTTCACAACTTTAGTTCCAAACCTTCACTTTCCtgtatcaatataattttttaaaatttattatattcctaACTTCAGATGGTACACTAGTGCtataaacaatttaaacaaaaacTGACCCCACAAAGAGTTTTATAATGTAAGAAATATTAAGTCTGATACatacaaagaaaagttaaatgcaactttttaaaggtttttttttttcttcattaggttttttgtattttgttaaaaatatttttggtgttATGTAGTAAGAAGGGAGAACtcaaaatgagagaataaaagaaattgttaaaagaggaaaaagagaaaaagagagagagattgtcaGGAGATTAGAAGAGTGTACTGGAAGTTTTTGCCAAAAGGAATGATAATGCTAATCCATTCTGTTGCTATTGTTGCTTTTGTTGCTTTGTTGCTATTATAACCTATTCCTTCAGGActttttgaacatttatttttaaagtaagaaatcTATAGATCTTGTATTGCTCTCCCCACTTTCCACATGTTTTAGTCATTATGTTCAATTTTGACATTTCTTACTGCTTTTAAGTTTGGACTTGAGAGTAGCCTGAGATTTAACCTCATCCACAcaagactttttcattttttctctgttctttttacttttttttccaattgcaggTAGCATTActactttttaattttgagataTATCTGGCTCCCATAGTTATTCTAGGTGCCCggataataaatacaaagataacAAACTTAGCAGGCTCATAATAATGACTTTTCTTAATTTGGGATAATCCACTCGACAAACATTGCCACATTTCTTCCAAGGACATAAAAATTTAATAGTTGGAGTAAACTAGTGACTCCAAGGAGCCACACAAGCAAGTTGTTAAAGTGTTCTCATAAAATGACAATTTGATCAAATGTTTCTCTAGCACTTCCTTTTTGAAAAACTCCAAACGTTTTAGAGACATCATCTCATTTATTCACATGGAATCCCTGAGAGGCAGCTTAAGGTGTAAACATGATTctgttttacagatagggaaaacAAGGCAGTATGATTTATACATGACAATAAACTAGAACTCATGTCTTGTCCCCATTCCCATGATCTTTTCACTAAACCATACATGAATATGCTAAACAGACAGTATTTTACTATTAATCACACAGACTACATCATTACAGAGCTTGGCTTTAAGGCAATTTTAGACTGGTTTTCATACACTTTTTACTGCTTATTCGATATCTGGGGGAAGGGTGACActgatttctaataaaaatatgttCTGGAATCCCAGTATTCCTCCTCAATCAAAACCACCTAAATCCTATAATATCATCTACCAACTCTCTGCAATAGTTTACCTACCTCACCTGCTAGCCAATTTTCTGATTCCAACTACAGGGCAGTTAACTGAATGTATATCTCGGTACCAAATGTGAGGAAGACAGAGTGGCTTATCTTTCCAGTAAACACTGTCCATCACTCTCAGCTCCTTATACCTTTCTTCTCAACTAACATAGGTCAAGTGTCTTCTCCCACCCACTAAGATATCTTACAATCAACTCCCGATTTCTTGACTTCCCAAatagtaaatagtatttttattctaCATTGGAAGCTATCCTCCAAACCTAGTAATATTTCAGTTAATTGATTATTGCACCTCTGGTTTCTCTGCATCTGGCATACACCAAGTTTCAGTTAGTCATTTCTTCTACcagttttaaagcccttcaaatgGTGTCAAATTCACTATATTGTGGTTTTAAGCACCCTAATAACTGAATCATTCCTTACCTCCCTAAAACCCAACtaatttcctttgctttttccatACCAAACACCctgctttccagtttttagaCCTTTTCTACTCATAAAACTCTTTTAAATGGGCTGTTGatacttttgaaaattttttctcttctattccctTCAAAAGATTATCTGTTAACTCCCTAAATGGAACAGGCATTTCCCAGTATCTTTCCTTGTGCTACATTGCAATACGCCAAACTTGTaaatacacacactatatatttATGCTGATCAGATATAATTATCTGATCAGTATATGTCCAAAGTTGCCTACCTTTTAGACTGTAGATTCCCAGAGGAAAAGGCCCAACTCCACCTCATTTTTATACATGGTCCACTACAGTATTATGCACTCTTGAGCAGTTATTACTATTTGATAAGCAGCAGCTAATAAGTGTTCCTTattccatgtatatatatttttaaaatatagattggCAACTCCACCAACCTGGTAAAGACAATTTATCTTTAACCAGACTTGAGAGCTTTTGGCACTGGTGGACTCGGTTCCTAATAAATAGTAATATAGAAATGTCTCCTGCTCATTATTCAAGATGTATTTATTGCCTACAGTAGGTGCATATACTAGATGAATTGAATACCAGGAAAATGGAAAATCCCATATAATGCCCCTTCCTATCCACCACTGTCTACCTAGTTGGCTTGCTCTTTGGGATGGACTACAAGGAACAGTTGGAATATAGATGAGGTGGGATAAAAGGGAAGTAAGAAAATAGATACTGTAGGAATTCTGAGGGTTGAAGGAAACTAACAGCCATCCAGGGCTAACACTTCAAATTTACACAAGGTTTGTAACAGCTTCCCCATAATTAATAACACCTAGATTCTTAACAAGACAATTTGTAAGACATGACCAAGAGGAATACTAAACTCATCTCATTAAGGGTaaagttgggggaagggaaaagactaaATTCAATCATATCATTCTGAATACAGATTTACATGAACAAGAAGAGTCATTCCATTCCTTTcagtatttccctttttttttatgaaaggaaaaacttGGAATCATGAGATAAATCCATAACATTTTCCCCTGTGATACTGCTGAAATGTTTCCAGAGATGCAGCAAAATGACAGGATGAACAGTGACAGGAATAAGTGAAATTCACAGGATCCTCTCCTTTTATTGAAGGAATGACATAGGCACTGAGAGGGGACAAGGAACTCTTGTCAAATCAAAATTGGAGCTAGAATGGTATTTAGATCTTCTGACCTTCGTTCCTTAGATCTTATTGCCTCAGCTTTGTGGCTTCAGATTCAAATGATTATATGATAAGGAGCACCACTGTGGGATTAAATCCTAAAGGTAATTTCCTAAGCCAGGTGGGCATTGGAGATGGAATCTATTAAAGGTTTCCcaaataatatacttttaaaggCTCTTTGCAGATTCTCAGGTTTTTACTTGGGTTCTGACTGTGATAAAAGCTTTTCTCTTGTGTGGATTTCTCGATGTTTATTAAGGGCTGAACTTTTGCTGAAACATTTCCCACATTCATGACACCCATAGGGTTTCTCTCCTGTATGGGTTCTGTGATGTGCCCGTAAGTCAGAGCTTTTACTAAAGCTTTTCCCACAATCAGGACATACATGGGGTCTTTCTCCTGTGTGGATTCGCCTGTGTGCACTAAAGTGAGAGCTATTATTGAAGCTTTTCCCACACTCTTCACATTGatagggtttttctccagtgtgggttCTTTGATGTATGATAAGGCTTGAACTCTGATTGAATCGTTTTCCACATTCACCACATTGATAGGGTTTCTCTCCTGTGTGAATCCTCCTATGAGTAATAAAGTTGGAACTGTCACGGAAACTTTTCCCACAGTCAAGACACTTATAAGGTTTTTCACCAGTGTGTATTCTCCGATGTCTAATGAGGCGTGCACTTCGACTAAAACTTTTCCCACAGTCTCCACATGTATATGGATTTTCTATCTGGTGGGGTATCTGATGCATGAGAAGGTGTGAATTAGGGCCAAAGCTTCTTCCATATCTAAGATATTTATAGGGTCTCTCTCCCAAGTGAGGTTTTTGATGACTTAGGATTTTTCCTAAGCCCCTTTCTGGGGatatcatttttcctcttttctctactGGGGACTTTGGCCATTGCCTTCCTGTCCTGCAATCACTGTCATCATCTTTTCCCTGATTAAAACGATGGGGAATTTTCCTTTCAGACCTTGCAAGTAATGTCCTGTGCAGTTCTACTTCCTCAGAAATATCCCGTTTTGTGTTCTGTTTGttctcaaatccagcctcaaaacctgaaagaatgaatagaatttcagaaagcATCCATTCTCTCAGTTCTTCAAGTCAGAGtataagaaaatcagaaagaagcAAAAGTTAGAATTAAATTATCGAAATTAATTTAGGAGTTGGATCTCCCAAATGAATTTTAACTTGCATAagaattagaattttaatttctcttttaggaaAACTACTGAGTCCTCATTCTGTAGGAGTTAAGGATAtttgggagagaggggaagggggtggaggaggaaagggaagagaaaggggcaAGGGAAGATGAGAGTATTCTAAAGACTTAAGAACTATACTTTTTCTTTGGCACTAACAGTAACTATTGGGGAAATGTTACTTGAAACAATTATGAATCcctgattctgatttttaatttagtGCCAGACCCTTCCATAGAAACTCAATATCTGATCACAAATCCCCAAACCTCTTTGCCCCGATACATTCTTCCTGTGTCCAGGAAGAGATACATAGGTTCCTTTGCCTTGAGGTGATAATGTATGCCAGGAACAAGAGGATAACAGAATACTCAGAAATCTATGTATTCTATTTCAACTTAAACAACATGATTAAATACCATATACAAGAAACTAGATACATGAAAAAGCACTGtaatctctgtcttcaaggagacTATAATGTAAAGGGGCATTCTAAGAGTAAAacttaaaagataattaaattttggggggggggggggaaatcacatAAGTGTTTAAAAATCACCCAAGCATTCAACTAATCAGCTTTTTAGAACATATCAAAACAAGAGAAAGATTAGTTGCCAGAATGCTCTAGGTTCACACTAGGGAAGCCCAACTCAGTTCTTAGCACTGTTTACGGACAAAATGTATAAAACTATTCAAGCATCTTTTGCAGAACATCCCAGTGTCTAGACTCCTAAAATTATGCAGGTGAAATGCTCCAGCCTAACTCATAAAGGTCTGTTTAGTTCTGACCAGATTAATGATCTATGCTAAATTTAAGCATAATTCTAAGCCATtaaactgagtttttttttttaatctttcctataATAATAGGGGCATTCCAGAGACTGTATGTAATTATTATAGTTAAAAGAATCTCCCTAAATTTTTTCTCTAGAAGAGATAGGTGCAAGGGAGGAAAGAACAACAGACTTTCAGTTAAGTAAACAAGACTGATAGCATGGGAAATTAGtttatggaagaaaacaaaaacatttggaTGATATAAATTTTCAAAATCATCTTTATAACTAGGCACACACCTGATATGAACATGCTGTCCAGGATGAGATATTAGAGACTCATTGTCTTGTTGCCTGTCAGCCCACACAGAGATGGTAACAGATCAAAgaattcagctattttccaaccTTTGTGGGTTGAATTCCTTAGGCTAATGCTATCTTTGGAGTAAACAGAATGCACTGGGGAACAATATTTACTACTGCCCTGATGCTCCATAAGTTAGAAAATCTGAGCTAAGAGTTAATGTATTCACAGAGTCAGAAGAGCTGGGAGTAGAACCCAAGTCTTATAGAACCTAGTATAGTGCTTTTTCCTCTACATCATTAATTTTCTGTACATCCAGGTCCCAAGAATAAAGTTTATCTTACCCCTTGGGCTTTGGAACAGGACTGGAGCACCAGGGCTCCCAGAACTTCCAGGTGCCTCCTCAGCGCCCACTTCCTCATCCTCAGAATCTTCTGCTGTGGCTGAGGCCTCCTCAGCTGTCTCTCCTTGTTGCCAGCTCTCCTGATCTAACTCTTCTGTTTCACCATCACTGGCCCCCAATGCAGGGGGAGGTGCTGCCGCCTCCTCCTCCAGACCATCACTAGGTGGGACAGCAACTCGGGCGCTCACCAAGGCATCCATCTCCTCAAAGAAAGGGCAGGTCTCAGGGGCATGGCCACTCTTGACTTTCCGATAGCTGGTTTGAAGGCTTTTAAATTTAGTCCGACATTGTTCTGGTGTCCTCAGGAAACCATATTCCCATAACCGCTCAGCTACTGCCCCATATAACTGGCTGTTACGATGACAGTTTCTAAGTGCTTCATAAAATTGAGTCTCACTGAGAATTGCAAGATAAGTCTTGGTCTCTTCATAGCCCCAGTGTACACCTGCCACCCGAAGAGAAAGTTCAGTGTTCTAAGACACTTAGCTTTGTCATCTACCATTTGCTTCCTCAGAAATCATTTgggtttgtattttaaaatggattatttaaaaagtaacatttcctttttttagcaTGTTATAAAATCTGATAAATCAGGTTCTTTTACGCCCTTATTAGGCTGAATTTTATACTAATTCATTAGAAACTTATTTAGATTGCCTAGCCATATAAAAAAGGGCTTTCCTACCCTTCTATATATGACATTCTCATAGCTATTGTATTACCCTCTTAGATTCTTGTGACAACTTATTTTAGGAACTTGATTCTAAGTAAAAAGTGACTAAATGACTAGGGACAGACCCAAATTCAATTCCCATTAGCCATGGTAGGTCTCTGTGCACTACTCTAACCCTCATCCTCTTTTCTATTATCCTCATAGTCATCTCAGATTTTTCATATTTCCAAAGAGGTCTCAGACCACTAAAATACTGCTTCTGCCAATGCTTCAAGGTACAAAGCAACCATTTTGGCTTTTAAATCCCAGCACTGGAGCCTTTCAAACAGCTACCATTTTGGGACACTAAACCATTCAGTGTATGCCTTTCCTAATGAGGCCTCAGCGTGATCCCTAACAGACACATTACAACCTTGCCTTTTCTTAGAACATTATGTTCACAGGAACTTGGTAAGGAACATATCTGATGagtaagatttctttttcttaaggatTTTAATCTGCAGATCCAGGTTCTAAGGTGCTAGGCCAGATAAGAAGCCATAAGAATATTGATTATCATCTGTCTGTTTTCTGAGGACTTCTAGGATAGAGGTAAGAACATTAGAACTCTTCTCCAGACTCAGAACAGAATAAGGGAAGCCTAATCACTCTGCTTGCTCCTTGCAAAACTTCATTTTCATCAgccttttcaaaaagaaaaaaaaaaagtcatgggaTGGGAAAATGGAAGTTGGGAGGAGTAGGGTGAAcaaaggaaaccagaaaaaaaaagttataaaaatgaaggagttgaagaCAGAAAATATCAATCATGGAAACTCAAGAGATAAACCTTAACAATTATTTATTCCAAATGATTTAATAGCTATAggtgacagtggatagaatttagagtcaggaaaatctaagttcaaattccatttcagaCACCTACTACCTGTGTGAAACTGGGGCATGCAACGTaacctttgcttcagtttcctcatttataaactgGGAATAGTAGTATCAATCTCCTAGGATTGTGAGGATAAATAACATCTGTAAAAGCTAGAGTAAATCTTTGACAAGAAAGGTTAAGTCACCTGTCTAATGCTCCCTACCTAGCTGAGACAGCTGGGACTAGAATCTTGTTTCCTAACTCCTAATCCATTAGATTGAcagctctttccattacattacTCTGTTACAAACAAGTACAACATAGCAAAGGAAAACCATATAACAAAAGGGGGATGAGAGAGTTGAGGAGCAAAAGGAACTGTTTAgctgggaaaaaagaaacatagatGTAACAAATGTAGACACAACATAATTTTGGATTGAGATCTGGCCTTGGAGGCAGAAAGGTCAGCCACACTGGCTGTATGAGATTAATGCTCCTAGGAAACTACGTAGCAAACTAGCTGATGGGTATTGGTGGATTTTTATTATTGGAAGATCTTTAccctaaagaaatgaaaagtttgtattccttcttcttccccaccAACCCACAAAAGAATGAGACAGGAAGAGTAAAGGTTATTTTGGCAGTCACAATCCTAGTAAAGTAGGGTTATAAGGATATTCATTTGCTAAATTACTTTGAACCGCTATTCTTTCACCCcccaaaacttttaaaagttcacTACATTTTTTTCATGGATCCTTCTACCGCAGAATGCGAAATTGGAACAAAGCAGTGAAATAACTTAGTCAcaataaaaaactagaaactgaattcATATTTCTTGATTCCTAACATAGTCCTGTTTCCTATAGAAAATGCCTTAATTTCAATACCAGAACCccaagaagaaagagaatcttACCACTCGGGCTTCGGAACAGAACTGGAGCACTGGGACTCCCCGGCTCCTGGGGGCCTGCTTCAGTACCCATTTCCTCCCCCTCAGAATCTTCAGCTGCAGCCTCTTCTGTTGCTGCTTCCTGCTGCCAGCCCCCCTGCTCTTGTTCTTCTGTTTCAGTATCACTGGACCCTAGGCTGGGTCGAGGTGCTGCCACCTTTTCCTCCATGCCATTGCTGGGTAAAGCAATGACTCGGGCATTCATCAAGGCTTCCATCTCTTCAAAGAAGGGGCAGGTCTCAGGTGGATGGCCACTCTTGACTTTACGATAACTTTTCTGGAGGCCTTTAAATTTAGTTCGACATTGTTCGAGTGTCCGGAGAAAGCCATATTCCCGTAATCGCTCAGCAACAGCTCCATACACTTGGCTATTACGATGACAGTTCCGGAGGGCTTCATAAAACTCAGTTTGACTTAAAATTGCAAGTAGAGTCCTGGTTTCTTCATACCCCCAGTGTACACCTGCTACCTTTTCATCCTCAAAGCCCCACTGCTCCTGATCTCCccagttttttctttccctccttgatGACATAAAATCAGAGTGCATTCGTTTATCACCTGTGTGACTGCCTCTTGAGATTTCCCTCTCCTTGGAGCCCAGAAGATCTGGGACCCATGGTTCTCCTCGCTCCATCCCAGAAACCATACcagatttgggaaaagaaaatcctGCTCATAGGGAAGCAAACAAAGGATATTATGGTTTGTAATGATCATAGAAAACCCTAGGTTAACACCACCATTTTTATCCACTAAGTTTAGGGAAGGTTATAAGAAAAATATCCAGAGACATCCTAAAAAGATCAGTAATATGgagaaacttaaaagaaaattaagggtCTGAAACTCCAGAGAATGGCAAGATTTTGTTTGGGAGGACAGAATGACATCATGGCAGGGATGAAGAGAGGAAAGACCCACCTTAGCCTTCTGAAGCCTAATTTTCACACTCATGACCCATGACCATTTATAGAAGCTCCCATGCACTGATTATCATCTAACTACCTCTATTATAAAAATGGCCACCTCTATTCTAGTGTGTTTTTTATATGTGGTTAGAAAACTACATTCAGTTATTTGGGTTGAAGGAAGTCTACATCAACTGATGGTCTTAGAGCCATCTTCAACTTGCCcatgttttctctttcatctctataTCTAATCaccaaatttcatatttttgaaatgtCTGATGTCTGATCTTTCCCCTTTTCACTCTTACCACCTCCATCCTAAGGTGTCTTCCTTTTTTTACCTAAATGAATCCAGTTCTTACCAGTCCTTTGATGAGATCGGAGCTTTTCCTTTAGGTTAAGTTGTTCCTGTGATCCTATTTCTGGACAACCTGCCCATTGTTTCTTGGCCACAACCTTGGGCTGGGATTCTCCTGCTTTTTGCTGGACACTTAGTAACTCCAGGGATGATCTTAGAGGTGCCATCTTCTCTGGCTGAATTTCCTGTCCCTTCACAGGGACAGTGACCTATAAAGAATGCCCATTAATTCTCAATGAAAAGCTACAATAGGATGGATTTccaaagataaatatttaaagtaaaaggAGATTGTTTCCACTGGGATCTGACtagaaaataagggaaggaacCACACATATTCTATTTCTCTAGCAGTAAAAAGCTTTAGAAAGGAGAGAGCAAGATCCTAAACTTAGTGATGGAGTTCAAAACAACACTCTCCTTTTATCCATGGCACAAGAAAATGCTGAATCAAGTCATAGTGATACAATAGATTGAACATTAATCAAATGGTCACTTCAGTCTCTTTTTTCAAGGAAATATCACTTGTCTACATGGTCAGAAATAAAAAGCATCACAGAGAGACAAAAGACACTATCTTAtccccatttctattttaatttgatcctcacatcctGCTTTCTTCTAATTCATGTTTCTGAAGGGGCTAACCCTTCTCACCGGGCACTCTGGTCTTTTGGGTTCTCTCTCCAAATCTTCTACCAGGGTCACAGCTTCCTCTCCACTCTCTGGACAATGCTCTTGTACCCAGGTCTGAATCTCCCCAGGTAGTACAGTCAGGAATTGCTCCAATACCAAGATTTCTAGAATTTGCTCCTTGGTTCGAACCTCTGGTCTTAACCATCTACAGCAAAGTTCCCAGAGTTGGCTGAAAGCTTCACGGGGCCCAGCCACCTCCTGATAATGGAATTTCCTGAAACGCTGTCGAAAGGTCTCAGAgttcctcccatcccctctcaGAGTGGATTTGGCCATCATTCACAGGAGGCAGCTTGACATCAATTGGAGATCTGGGAGCCAGGGCTTCTACCTGCCTCCTCTCTATCCCTGGGGAAATCACTGCACCTGGGTACCTGCGAGAGGAGTTTCTCCCTAGGGCAGAGAGGAATGACAGCGTCAAAAGGATGCAAACATTCATCCAAAATCCTCATAGGGCTAGCCTACCTACATGCTCTGAAGAAACTAGCCAAATTAGGGAGCACTCTCCTGAGAGCAAAATCCCAGGATTAGGAGCCAGTGAACGTTGCTTAAAAGCTGCATTTCCGGTCTGGCTTGTAGGATAGTCTGAGATAGAGTAAATAAACTGCGTTGTGTCTCCAGCTATGCTCCCTCCCCCGAGTCCTAGTGACTGCCCCCTCAGTAATATATGGTGGGTCTGAATCACAAGAAATGCCTAGCAGCCAGAGGGACAAGAGAAGGGACGTTTCCACTGGGGACGGCAAAAGGGTCGGTCCAAGTTCCGCGCTGCTGGTCCCCCACGGTCCGTCCCCACTACCGACCCGCCCCAATTCCGAACTCTTTTCAGAGCCCTCTGCGCCTGCCCCGCCCCACTCCCAGCTCCACTTTCACCACCTCAGGCAACTATcaataaataaagattttgtctttgttttctcatttctttaaacTCGGCATACAGACTCGGTGAGGATACTTCAAGGGGGTGATTCAGCCCTGGGGGACAAGGGTTGCAGCTCCTGTCCTTCGCCGGGGCGAGGGGGTTCTCGGGGGTCACCCCGAGCTGGGGGTGACAGGGCAGAGAGGGGAACTTCGGCCGGATGAAGCGCTTCCAGGGAGGGCAGGATTCTGGGGAGGACACCAGGAGTGTCCCGGAGTTTCGGGGAGCGAGAGCGATCTAGCTTcgggagaggaggaggagctcAGGGTTCGGCCTCTTTGTCTCCGCTCTCTCCGGCCGGGTCACTCCAGGCATTGCAGACGTCTCGTACCTTGAAGACGGTCACTGACTAGGTTGAGGGCAATTCTGGGCACCCCTCTTCCAGCGTGCCTCCTGAATCTATCCGTTCCCCTCTACCCCACTTTTTCCTCCCGCTCCCCTCCGACTTAGTCCCGTCCCCGCCTCCCGGCGGGCCTCACCCGCTCCCGCTCCCGATCCGGCCCCGGCCCCTGCTCTCAGCCTCCCAGTCCAGCTCCCAAACCGGAAGTCCGCGCGGGAGACACCAAGGACTTTATGGCGCATGCGCCAAGGCCTCTGCCCGGACTACGTCTCCCAGAGAGCTCGCTGAAATAGAAGCGAACGAGATCAGACAAGCTACGTGAACACTTCCGGGATTCTATTGGCGGGGAAAAGGGAAGCCCTCACGCTGACCGGTGCCTTTTTCTCGTCCTCGCAATGGAACTGTCTTTCCAGGCTAGTTAGTTTGAGGAGAACTACACTCCCCAGTGGGCTTTGCGCATAGTGGCGAGAGCAGTGTTCTTCCCAGAGGGCGGTAGGGTTCGCGCCGCAGGAGGCTGTGGGCCTTCTCAGCAGCCCGTTGCCCCGCCGTGGGGATGATCCACGAATTGCTCTTGGCGCTGAGCGGGTACCCGGGTGCCATCTTCACCTGGAACAAGCGGAGCGGCCTCCAGGTAATCTTCATCCTAAAGGGAGCGCTAACTGAGACACTAACTGACTGAGGGCTAGGGGCGGAGCTAAAATTGCAAGTGTGGAGAGCCGGGGGCAGGATCTGGGGCGGTAAGGAGGTCAGAGAGGCGGTGCCCTGGGAATGGAGCGCATGGATGGACTGTGGGGCGTGCGGAAGAGGGATGGGGGCGGGGTCATGGGAGCTGATAAGGAGGGGGCGGAGCCTGGGAGAGGCGGGAACGGGGTCCGAGGAAGTGGCCTCAGCTGCTGAACGGAGGCGGGAAGGGCTAGGACAGAGTGGGCGGAGGGGCGGGGCCGTGGTAGCGGAGGAAGGAGTGAGGAAGAGGATGGGTTGCAAGGTGGAAGAAGTGAAGGGATTCAGGTAATGGTTTCAGAACTGGCTGTGAGTGGGAGGCTTCCAGAATCGACTCTAAATCTCCAGCCCTTCCACCTCTAAAAGAAAAAGCAGCTCTTCTCGGTGATTCTTCTCTGGGGAATTTCGATGGTCTCGGTCCCAGAGGAATAGCAAGAGATCATAACTTAGCCGCtggtcttcattttacaattgaggaaactgaagtcaaatAATGAGTGGTTGTCCTGGAGCTTGAACCCAGATCTGATTGCAAAtccagcattattattattatttttaccataaTTAACCTTGGAAAAAGCTTGGGTATTTAGGCtaatgaaaggcaaaaatattcccGTCTCTCAGTTAATATAATACTGtgatgtttagaagaattgtatatatttatttaacctaTAGAGGATTGCTTCTTgcattggggagggaggaagagagagagaaaattttggaacacaaagttttgcaaaggtggatgttgaaaCCTATTTtggcatgtatttggaaaaataaaatactattaagagaaaaaaaaaatcctccacaGAGCTCTCTAAAGCATAGGTAATGTGATGACTgcgtttagcacccagagtattttaaaatcagccagagtcaggataagggaaaatccttgatctttattctttgcagaggtgaaggggaatggcgaCAGGAAGTGAGAGCAATCTCGACAGGAAtctggccagcagtgcctctggctctcacac harbors:
- the ZSCAN29 gene encoding zinc finger and SCAN domain-containing protein 29; this translates as MMAKSTLRGDGRNSETFRQRFRKFHYQEVAGPREAFSQLWELCCRWLRPEVRTKEQILEILVLEQFLTVLPGEIQTWVQEHCPESGEEAVTLVEDLEREPKRPECPVTVPVKGQEIQPEKMAPLRSSLELLSVQQKAGESQPKVVAKKQWAGCPEIGSQEQLNLKEKLRSHQRTGFSFPKSGMVSGMERGEPWVPDLLGSKEREISRGSHTGDKRMHSDFMSSRRERKNWGDQEQWGFEDEKVAGVHWGYEETRTLLAILSQTEFYEALRNCHRNSQVYGAVAERLREYGFLRTLEQCRTKFKGLQKSYRKVKSGHPPETCPFFEEMEALMNARVIALPSNGMEEKVAAPRPSLGSSDTETEEQEQGGWQQEAATEEAAAEDSEGEEMGTEAGPQEPGSPSAPVLFRSPSGVHWGYEETKTYLAILSETQFYEALRNCHRNSQLYGAVAERLWEYGFLRTPEQCRTKFKSLQTSYRKVKSGHAPETCPFFEEMDALVSARVAVPPSDGLEEEAAAPPPALGASDGETEELDQESWQQGETAEEASATAEDSEDEEVGAEEAPGSSGSPGAPVLFQSPRGFEAGFENKQNTKRDISEEVELHRTLLARSERKIPHRFNQGKDDDSDCRTGRQWPKSPVEKRGKMISPERGLGKILSHQKPHLGERPYKYLRYGRSFGPNSHLLMHQIPHQIENPYTCGDCGKSFSRSARLIRHRRIHTGEKPYKCLDCGKSFRDSSNFITHRRIHTGEKPYQCGECGKRFNQSSSLIIHQRTHTGEKPYQCEECGKSFNNSSHFSAHRRIHTGERPHVCPDCGKSFSKSSDLRAHHRTHTGEKPYGCHECGKCFSKSSALNKHREIHTREKLLSQSEPK